The genomic interval CCCCTTTCCTCCCCGCCCTCAAGGGCGGGGTTTCTCGGGGACACTGATGAAAATTGCGGTGACGAGTCAAAATTTTCGCACTATTTCAGAACACGCTGGCAAGGCGCGCCGCTTCCTTATTTTTGAGGCGGATTCCTTGGGTTGTCCACAAGAAATTGGACGACTAGATCTGCTCAAGGAACAATTGTTTTCATGAATGGCAGGGACACGACAACACTCCCCATCCACTAGATGAAGCTCAGGTTCTTATTACCGCCGGTTGTGGACAGGGATTCATCAATCGGATGAATCGCCGCAATATTCGTGCGCTGATTACCGAAGAAACCGATCCGACTACTGCGGTGCGTTTATTCCTAGAAGGTCAGTTACCCATCATCTCACCAGAAGCTGCGCACCACGGGCAGCA from Gammaproteobacteria bacterium carries:
- a CDS encoding hypothetical protein (Evidence 5 : Unknown function); the protein is MKIAVTSQNFRTISEHAGKARRFLIFEADSLGCPQEIGRLDLLKEQLFS
- a CDS encoding hypothetical protein (Evidence 5 : Unknown function), with the protein product MNRRNIRALITEETDPTTAVRLFLEGQLPIISPEAAHHGQHTAEKVVIPVSAIR